The Drosophila mauritiana strain mau12 chromosome 2R, ASM438214v1, whole genome shotgun sequence genome has a segment encoding these proteins:
- the LOC117136965 gene encoding chymotrypsin-2, whose product MQILTVFLGLILSTSLSKADLGVIGDISDETFEMLISGGYKPKSNRLSRHVVSIRTKNYVRHRGDNHFCSGVLVSSRAVLTAAHCLTDRYMASMNPRGIRVVFGHITRLAVYDDSDFRSVDRLVVHPEYERYKKNDLAIIRLSERIQSSNHDVLPLLMRKTANVTYGDTCITLGWGQIYQHGPYSNELVYLDVILRPPSLCEKHYDTFTADHNVCTEPVGDSMNCAGDMGGPLLCKGALFGLIGGHMGCAGGKAMKFLSFLYYKDWILVTIQSLSDCGVRVSLGRVFLTPLLLILVN is encoded by the exons ATGCAAATTCTGACGGTGTTTTTAGGACTTATCTTGAGTACATCGCTATCCAAGGCTGATCTTGGCGTGATCGGCGACATAAGCGACGAAACCTTTGAGATGCTGATATCCGGCGGCTACAAGCCGAAGAGCAACCGGCTGTCCCGCCACGTGGTCTCCATCCGCACCAAGAACTACGTGAGGCACCGGGGCGACAATCACTTCTGCAGCGGCGTCCTGGTGAGCAGTCGTGCGGTCCTGACCGCCGCCCACTGCCTGACGGA CCGGTACATGGCCTCGATGAATCCGCGGGGCATACGCGTGGTTTTCGGGCACATAACTCGACTGGCGGTCTACGACGACTCAGACTTCCGAAGCGTGGATCGCCTGGTGGTCCATCCGGAGTACGAGCGCTACAAGAAGAACGACCTGGCCATCATCCGGCTCTCCGAGCGCATCCAGAGCTCCAACCACGATGTCCTCCCGCTGCTCATGCGCAAGACGGCCAACGTGACCTATGGCGATACTTGTATCACACTCGGCTGGGGGCAGATATATCAG CACGGCCCTTATTCGAATGAACTGGTCTACCTGGACGTGATTTTGAGGCCGCCCTCGCTCTGCGAGAAGCACTACGACACCTTCACCGCGGACCACAATGTGTGCACGGAACCCGTGGGGGATAGCATGAACTGCGCCGGGGACATGGGCGGACCACTGTTGTGCAAGGGGGCGCTGTTCGGGCTCATTGGCGGTCACATGGGCTGCGCGGGCGGCAAGGCCATGAAGTTCCTCAGCTTTCTGTACTACAAGGACTGGATTCTTGTCACCATCCAATCACTTTCCGACTGCGGGGTCAGAGTATCCTTAGGTCGTGTTTTTCTTACTCCCTTGCTACTGATTCTCGTAAATTGA
- the LOC117138631 gene encoding nose resistant to fluoxetine protein 6-like — MFKLLVCIFLCGIVLFSAAQPQEGDVLPGYHNLKKLRPLGTEFAEYFHNVTLSDLEVRDPRLPSQQDLLCLRHMTQLTLGLASGEFWALKMIDSWGLIPSGILTGNQNDLGNFDECLSITKDSIRGKYCFLETTVSKILGVNGAAAEFWKLRVATCFPASCSASHMNKFLSQMTQRVFNVSIPSTVMSISDSTCQTSEREPCDGLTIFTIVLLSIMGSIVALCTVYDYFSCHTQNQLPAMVKVFSARTNSRALFRIVETKPSSNVIDCLHGIRCMSLVWVVFCHEQGYFLSSAYLNIFDILRWVEYPSSSIYLHGFFSVDSFFVIGGLLVALISLRMMDKSKGKLNVPLMYLHRLIRILPNVAVAMLIYTKLMGLMADGPLFKGGYSGKAVCGKSWHRTLLFVNNYFLERCLPHTWYLCVDVQLFLISPILLISLHKWGKKAAAVIVVVIGLLAALLFGSMMVHHYSLVLKNTNEESQRLYTSTHYHCTPWLIGFIFGYFLYLNQGKKFRLNWLAVWSGWILCLAMIFTSIFAIYPAAKWTTPAPSSLEEASYYTFTRLGWSLAICWVIFACMQGYGGLANSFLSSPLWQPLSRLSYSVYIWHVFMQELNARRTRTNTYYSDYNMMLKFWSDIGFTFLLSYLLYLIIEAPFNGLDIFIRPQRKAPPTMKTQTNSEPTQEIQNIEDGSNITEELKDCDTVPTNSVSK, encoded by the exons ATGTTTAAGTTACTCGTATGTATTTTCCTTTGTGGGATCGTGCTCTTCAGCGCAGCGCAGCCACAGGAAGGAGATGTCCTGCCGGGATATCACAATCTTAAGAAGCTCAGGCCGCTGGGAACTGAATTTGCCGAGTACTTCCATAATGTTACCCTGAGTGACCTGGAAGTCCGGGACCCAAGGCTGCCAAGTCAGCAGGATCTACTGTGCCTCAGGCACATGACTCAGCTCACATTGGGCCTCGCATCTGGTGAATTTTGGGCGCTAAAAA TGATTGACTCGTGGGGTCTTATTCCATCTGGCATCCTCACTGGCAACCAAAACGACCTGGGAAACTTCGACGAGTGCCTCAgtatcacaaaggactccatCCGTGGAAAGTACTGCTTTCTAGAGACCACTGTCAGTAAAATACTCGGCGTCAATGGAGCGGCAGCTGAGTTTTGGAAACTAAGAGTTGCAACTTGCTTTCCCGCCTCCTGTTCAGCCAGTCACATGAACAAGTTCCTAAGTCAGATGACTCAGAGGGTCTTCAACGTGAGTATCCCCAGCACAGTGATGAGTATCAGCGATAGCACCTGCCAGACGAGTGAACGCGAACCCTGCGATGGATTAACCATTTTCACAAT AGTGCTCTTATCGATAATGGGCTCCATCGTGGCTCTCTGCACCGTATACGACTACTTCAGTTGCCACACTCAAA ATCAACTTCCAGCGATGGTCAAGGTATTCTCGGCCAGGACCAATTCCCGGGCCCTGTTCCGCATCGTTGAGACGAAGCCCAGCTCGAACGTGATCGACTGCCTTCATGGGATTCGGTGCATGTCCCTCGTGTGGGTGGTCTTCTGTCACGAACAAGGATATTTCCTGTCATCGGCATATCTTAACATCTTCGATATCCTTCGG TGGGTAGAATACCCATCATCTAGCATTTATCTGCACGGCTTCTTCTCCGTGGATTCATTTTTCGTGATCGGCGGCCTTCTGGTGGCGTTGATTAGCCTGCGCATGATGGACAA ATCAAAGGGAAAATTGAATGTGCCTTTGATGTACCTGCACCGCCTGATCCGCATACTTCCCAATGTGGCCGTGGCCATGCTCATCTACACAAAACTCATGGGTCTGATGGCCGACGGTCCGCTCTTCAAGGGCGGATACAGTGGTAAAGCGGTCTGTGGAAAATCTTGGCATCGAACTCTGCTGTTCGTAAACAACTATTTCCTTGAAAGG TGCCTTCCCCATACCTGGTATCTCTGCGTGGACGTGCAGCTATTCCTCATCTCTCCAATCCTGCTGATCAGCCTTCATAAATGGGGCAAGAAGGCAGCTGCTGTTATAGTCGTGGTCATCGGCCTGTTGGCCGCCTTGCTCTTTGGATCGATGATGGTACACCACTACTCACTCGTGCTGAA GAACACCAACGAAGAGTCGCAAAGGCTGTACACCTCAACGCACTACCATTGCACTCCCTGGCTCATAGGATTCATATTCGGCTACTTCCTGTACCTTAACCAGGGCAAGAAGTTCCGCCTGAACTGGTTAGCTGTGTGGTCTGGGTGGATACTTTGTTTGGCCATGATATTCACCTCGATATTCGCCATCTATCCGGCGGCAAAGTGGACCACCCCCGCTCCGTCCAGCCTGGAAGAGGCTTCTTACTACACTTTCACCCGGTTGGGCTGGTCATTGGCTATTTGCTGGGTGATCTTCGCCTGCATGCAAGGATACGGGGGTCTGGCCAACAGCTTCCTGTCCTCTCCACTGTGGCAACCCCTCTCGAGGCTATCGTACTCCGTCTACATTTGGCACGTTTTTATGCAGGAGCTGAACGCCCGAAGAACTAGGACCAACACGTACTATTCGGACTACAACATG ATGCTCAAATTTTGGTCAGACATTGGATTCACCTTCTTGCTTTCCTATCTGCTCTACCTGATCATCGAAGCACCTTTCAATGGACTTGATATTTTCATCCGGCCTCAAAGGAAGGCACCTCCTACCATGAAAACCCAGACGAACTCAGAACCTACGCAGGAGATTCAGAATATTGAAGATGGATCAAACATTACAGAAGAGCTCAAGGATTGCGACACTGTACCGACTAATTCAGTGtccaaataa
- the LOC117136820 gene encoding serine/threonine-protein phosphatase Pgam5, mitochondrial, which yields MRYSALWRSVGAMSCGSLVTYLAIRLFDGLEPSMLSGGAQDGKGRAIEPLASGAWRHHWDLDKPQLQKVANGEESSALRHIILVRHGEYTRTPNGSHLTELGRRQAERTGQRLREMGLSWDHVVASTMPRAEETAMIIVKQLNLDPLKMKRCTLLPEGTPYPGDPPSKRSARSLDLAYQRDGPRIEAAFRRYFFRASPEQEHDSYLLIVGHSNVIRYLILRALQLPPAAWTRLNLNHGSITWLTVWPSGYVTLRCLGDSGFMPVTEITHRRPSPAKSVSN from the coding sequence ATGAGATACTCCGCCCTTTGGCGCTCGGTGGGCGCCATGAGCTGCGGATCCCTGGTCACCTACTTAGCCATCCGGCTGTTCGATGGCCTGGAACCCTCCATGTTATCAGGTGGAGCACAAGACGGTAAGGGGCGGGCGATAGAACCTTTGGCCAGTGGCGCCTGGCGGCACCATTGGGACTTGGACAAGCCGCAGCTGCAAAAGGTGGCAAATGGCGAGGAGTCCTCCGCCCTGCGACACATTATCCTGGTGCGACATGGCGAGTACACGAGGACCCCGAACGGCAGTCACCTCACGGAACTGGGTCGTCGGCAGGCGGAGCGGACGGGGCAAAGGTTGCGCGAAATGGGCTTGTCCTGGGACCACGTGGTGGCCTCCACAATGCCGCGTGCCGAGGAGACGGCCATGATCATCGTGAAGCAGCTGAACCTCGATCCCCTGAAGATGAAGCGTTGTACTTTGCTGCCGGAGGGCACTCCGTATCCAGGAGATCCCCCCTCCAAGAGGAGTGCCCGCAGCCTGGATCTGGCCTATCAGAGGGATGGTCCGCGGATCGAGGCCGCCTTCAGGCGCTACTTCTTCAGGGCCAGTCCGGAGCAGGAGCACGACTCGTACCTGCTCATCGTGGGCCACTCGAATGTGATCCGTTACCTGATCCTGCGGGCCCTGCAACTCCCTCCGGCCGCCTGGACGCGCCTCAACCTGAACCACGGCTCCATCACCTGGCTGACTGTGTGGCCGTCGGGCTATGTGACCTTGCGCTGCTTGGGGGACTCCGGCTTCATGCCGGTGACCGAGATCACCCATCGAAGGCCGTCGCCGGCGAAATCCGTCAGTAACTAG
- the LOC117136584 gene encoding probable isocitrate dehydrogenase [NAD] subunit alpha, mitochondrial encodes MNTLRKLNSLPPLRSVGGAYRLFAGKDQKKDSAGQKSRQPEKPQDKQKSRASGKARSAGSTDSAKKTTKVTLINGEGVGRELMDAVQEVICAVKAPIEWDVHDEFKAKDSDDVSPEVLQSLRANKVGIKGPVDSRHWQRQIRKQFAQFAYVSLCSHIEGLDSPYGDFDVVIIRDQMEGDYSGIEHLVVPGVMQTIKVSTTAGAARIAEFVFNYAVKNKRKRITVAHKANIMRMTDGNFLEAMRAEADKHVDDVLFEERYLDTCILKILLKPHKCDVMVSSSMYGDVLRVIAGGMMGVPGICPGYSVSSLGTVFDCRMKACHALAGKDLANPTGPLLSAALMLRHVKMDKQADQVDCAIRKVYKDTDIRTPDVGGKAKCSEFVKAVCDCL; translated from the coding sequence atGAACACCCTTCGGAAACTGAACAGCCTGCCGCCCCTGAGATCGGTGGGCGGTGCTTATCGTCTGTTTGCCGGCAAGGATCAGAAGAAGGATTCCGCGGGGCAGAAGTCCAGACAGCCGGAAAAGCCACAAGATAAGCAGAAAAGTAGGGCTAGTGGCAAAGCCAGGAGCGCTGGGTCGACTGACTCCGCCAAGAAGACCACCAAGGTGACCTTGATCAATGGCGAGGGCGTGGGACGTGAGCTGATGGACGCGGTGCAGGAGGTAATCTGTGCCGTGAAGGCCCCAATAGAGTGGGATGTCCACGATGAGTTCAAGGCCAAGGACAGCGATGATGTGTCCCCGGAGGTCCTTCAGTCCTTACGAGCCAATAAGGTGGGCATCAAGGGACCCGTGGATAGTCGCCACTGGCAGCGCCAGATCCGCAAGCAGTTCGCCCAGTTCGCCTACGTGTCCTTGTGCTCCCACATCGAGGGCCTGGACTCGCCCTACGGCGACTTCGACGTGGTGATCATCCGGGACCAGATGGAGGGCGACTACTCCGGCATCGAGCACCTGGTGGTCCCGGGTGTCATGCAGACCATTAAGGTGAGCACCACGGCCGGAGCGGCCAGGATCGCCGAGTTCGTCTTCAACTACGCCGTGAAGAACAAGCGCAAAAGGATCACCGTGGCCCACAAGGCCAACATCATGCGGATGACGGACGGCAACTTCCTGGAGGCCATGCGGGCGGAGGCCGACAAGCACGTGGACGACGTCTTGTTCGAGGAGCGCTACCTGGACACCTGCATCCTGAAGATCCTGCTGAAGCCCCACAAGTGCGACGTGATGGTCTCGTCCAGCATGTACGGCGACGTGCTGCGGGTGATAGCCGGCGGCATGATGGGCGTGCCGGGCATATGTCCCGGCTACTCCGTCAGCTCCCTGGGCACCGTGTTCGACTGCCGGATGAAGGCGTGCCACGCCCTCGCGGGCAAGGACCTGGCCAATCCCACGGGACCCCTGCTCAGCGCCGCCCTGATGCTGCGCCACGTGAAGATGGACAAGCAGGCGGACCAAGTCGACTGCGCCATTCGCAAGGTCTACAAGGACACCGATATCCGCACCCCGGATGTGGGCGGCAAGGCCAAGTGCTCAGAGTTCGTTAAGGCCGTGTGCGATTGCCTCTAA